In Rutidosis leptorrhynchoides isolate AG116_Rl617_1_P2 chromosome 2, CSIRO_AGI_Rlap_v1, whole genome shotgun sequence, one genomic interval encodes:
- the LOC139890661 gene encoding protein YIP4b-like has product MSYNNHNERDTIPLNQSSSSQSDIDEIENLINSTITHTVLPARPPSPPRASIPISSSPFISSNLPPLPPPQPSTKPPPPPSVPSVPPPNAAPQLTGFGSPPNTLTEPVWDTVKRDLSRIVSNLKLVVFPNPFREDPGKALRDWDLWGPFFFIVFLGLVLSWSASVKKSEVFAVAFALLATGAIILTLNVLLLGGHIIFFQSLSLLGYCLFPLDVGALICMLKDNVILKIVVVCVTLAWSAWAAYPFISMAVNPRRKALALYPVLLMYVSVGFLIIAID; this is encoded by the exons ATGTCATACAACAATCACAACGAACGCGACACCATTCCCTTAAACCAATCATCATCATCCCAATCCGACATTGATGAAATTGAAAACCTAATCAATTCCACCATCACTCACACCGTCCTACCGGCACGGCCACCGTCACCGCCACGCGCTTCAATCCCAATCTCATCATCTCCTTTCATCTCCTCCAACCTCCCTCCACTTCCGCCGCCGCAACCGTCTACAAAACCACCACCACCGCCGTCTGTACCATCCGTACCTCCACCAAACGCCGCTCCACAGCTGACTGGATTCGGATCCCCTCCGAATACGTTGACTGAACCTGTTTGGGATACGGTGAAACGAGATCTGTCTCGGATCGTTAGTAATTTGAAATTAGTTGTGTTTCCAAATCCGTTTCGTGAAGATCCGGGAAAAGCGTTGAGAGATTGGGATTTGTGGGGTCCCTTTTTCTTCATTGTGTTTTTAGGACTTGTTTTATCATGGTCTGCTTCGGTTAAGAAG TCTGAAGTATTTGCCGTGGCCTTTGCACTACTTGCAACTGGTGCTATCATTCTGACATTGAACGTCCTGCTGCTG GGTGGTCATATAATCTTCTTCCAAAGTCTCAGCTTATTGGGTTACTGTTTATTCCCTCTTGACGTTGGAGCCCTAATCTGCATGTTGAAGGATAATGTGATTTTAAAGATTGTGGTGGTGTGTGTTACATTGGCATGGAGTGCATGGGCTGCGTATCCATTCATTAGCATGGCTGTTAACCCTAGAAGAAAAGCTCTCGCCCTTTACCCTGTTCTACTCATGTATGTATCTGTTGGTTTCCTTATCATTGCCATCGATTAG
- the LOC139890662 gene encoding uncharacterized protein — MSNNNLQDVDKRSEVLNTLSVLTDLPRTHEHNNDHQNSPSSSVANDFFEFFRGGLSDEKMMSNAEDIIFCGKLVPINEQHCTNSPQPRENQLINDHQVPNYGCRRSRSESTSKNKTTTAKSGLILNSRSLDYKKLKRNSSMTSEPTTPKVHREGSGKKSSSSRWYVLFFGLVKVPPSGIDLRDMKNRQLRRTNSDFCDVIPINQSVDNKACSSRLLGFLSCKSSTDDVLTTPLRYVPKV, encoded by the exons ATGAGTAACAACAATCTTCAAGATGTTGATAAAAGATCAGAAGTATTGAACACACTTTCAGTACTTACTGATTTGCCAAGAACACATGAGCATAATAATGATCACCAGAATTCGCCTTCGTCTTCTGTTGCCAATGACTTTTTTGAGTTTTTTCGAGGAGGTTTAAGCGACGAAAAAATGATGTCTAACGCAGAAGACATCATATTTTGTGGTAAACTTGTACCCATTAACGAACAACATTGTACAAACTCGCCACAACCAAGAGAAAATCAACTTATAAATGATCATCAAG TGCCTAATTATGGTTGCCGGCGGTCTAGATCCGAGTCAACGTCGAAGAACAAAACCACCACGGCGAAATCAGGGCTGATTCTAAACAGTCGTTCATTAGACTACAAAAAGTTAAAACGGAACTCGAGCATGACATCCGAACCAACGACCCCCAAAGTTCATCGTGAAGGGTCGGGCAAGAAATCTTCTTCATCACGATGGTACGTTTTATTTTTCGGGTTAGTAAAAGTACCACCATCAGGAATAGATCTTAGAGACATGAAGAACCGACAACTTCGCCGTACTAATTCTGATTTTTGTGATGTAATTCCGATTAACCAAAGTGTTGATAACAAGGCATGTTCATCAAGACTACTTGGTTTTCTTAGTTGCAAATCTTCTACTGATGATGTCTTAACGACGCCGTTACGTTACGTGCCCAAAGTTTAA
- the LOC139887740 gene encoding uncharacterized protein: protein MSNNITNNNLQHDDQGTEVLDTLSLIDFPLTHHHDHQNLPSSSVVEDFFEFFGGGLSDEKMMSDAEDIIFCGKLVPINEQQHRMNSPQQIAKQHKNDQQVPYGCRRSRSESTSKNKTTTANSVIRNSRSLDYNKLKRNSSMTSEQTHEVCRDRSGRKSSSSRWYVLFFGLVKVPPSGIDLRDMKNRHVRRVNSDLCDKSTVNQRVDHKTCSSRVLGFLSCKSSVDDVVTTSLRYVPQI from the exons ATGAGTAACAACATCACTAACAACAATCTTCAACATGATGATCAAGGAACAGAGGTATTAGACACACTTTCACTTATTGATTTCCCATTAACACACCATCATGATCACCAGAATTTACCTTCATCCTCGGTTGTCGAAGACTTTTTCGAGTTTTTTGGAGGAGGATTAAGCGATGAGAAAATGATGTCCGATGCAGAAGACATCATATTCTGCGGTAAACTTGTACCCATCAATGAACAACAACATCGTATGAACTCGCCACAACAAATAGCAAAACAACACAAGAATGATCAACAAG TTCCTTATGGTTGTCGGCGATCTAGATCCGAGTCTACGTCGAAGAACAAAACCACCACGGCAAACTCCGTCATTAGAAACAGTCGCTCATTAGATTACAATAAGTTAAAACGGAACTCTAGCATGACATCCGAACAAACCCACGAAGTTTGCCGTGACCGATCAGGCAGGAAATCGTCTTCATCAAGGTGGTACGTTTTATTTTTCGGCCTAGTAAAAGTGCCGCCATCAGGAATAGATCTTAGAGACATGAAGAACCGACATGTTCGTCGTGTTAATTCCGATTTGTGTGATAAAAGTACGGTTAATCAACGTGTTGATCACAAGACATGTTCATCAAGAGTACTTGGATTTCTTAGTTGCAAATCTTCTGTTGATGATGTCGTAACGACGTCGTTACGTTACGTGCCCCAAATTTAA